In a genomic window of Thiovulum sp. ES:
- a CDS encoding Chemotaxis protein CheD (PFAM: CheD), producing MRKAILTSEGISFPDEPTEIISMVGSSVAVTIYDRVLKIGGVLHFLQPTWNGFGIKEIKFGDVGTEQLIKEFLKKGSNPENLIANIVGGAVIGECGDDIPTGLKNVRSAKKILGDYDVAIDIIEVGKEKSRHVKFHSRTGVLTVN from the coding sequence ATGAGAAAAGCAATTTTGACTTCTGAAGGAATCTCTTTTCCTGATGAACCAACTGAAATTATTTCAATGGTTGGCTCTTCGGTAGCTGTTACAATTTATGACAGAGTGTTAAAAATTGGTGGAGTTTTACATTTTTTACAGCCAACTTGGAACGGTTTTGGGATTAAAGAGATAAAATTTGGCGATGTCGGAACGGAACAACTTATTAAAGAATTCTTAAAAAAAGGCTCAAATCCTGAAAATCTCATCGCAAATATCGTCGGAGGTGCTGTAATTGGTGAGTGTGGCGACGATATTCCAACAGGTTTAAAAAATGTCCGTTCCGCAAAGAAAATACTTGGCGATTATGATGTAGCCATCGACATTATAGAGGTTGGGAAAGAGAAGAGCCGACATGTCAAATTTCACTCGAGAACTGGTGTTTTAACCGTCAATTAG
- a CDS encoding bacterial nucleoid DNA-binding protein (PFAM: Bacterial DNA-binding protein): MKKIEFVKEVSKKSGISMKDAEKVINSSLETVTEILEKDQGITFMGFGTFETVVRASRVTTLPNSKQKVTIPAKKSVKFKIGKNLKEKVAAIPVDGPAKSEEAPATATATATETESAPAKKTPAKKAPAIKAKKSAPKKKK, from the coding sequence GTGAAAAAAATTGAATTCGTAAAAGAAGTTTCTAAAAAATCTGGTATTTCGATGAAAGATGCTGAAAAAGTTATTAACAGCTCACTCGAAACGGTTACGGAGATTTTAGAAAAAGATCAAGGTATCACTTTTATGGGCTTTGGAACTTTTGAAACTGTTGTAAGAGCTTCACGAGTAACTACTCTGCCAAACTCAAAACAGAAAGTTACTATTCCTGCAAAGAAAAGTGTAAAATTCAAAATTGGTAAAAACCTAAAAGAGAAAGTTGCAGCTATTCCTGTAGATGGTCCAGCAAAAAGCGAAGAAGCACCTGCTACTGCTACTGCTACTGCTACGGAGACTGAATCAGCACCTGCTAAGAAGACTCCAGCTAAAAAAGCACCTGCAATAAAAGCTAAAAAATCTGCACCAAAGAAAAAGAAGTAG
- a CDS encoding transcription termination factor NusA (PFAM: NusA N-terminal domain~TIGRFAM: transcription termination factor NusA) yields MENIDIQSVIDAISENKNIDKKRVEDALRLAFIRTAREVLGKDKRFSIELSGKTPTVYEVLTIVGNDTKRLQDGEIRLQDAIDKFAVEDIEEGDEYQISHDLNNYGRYALENLYANIERTLEETKGYSLYFEFKNRIGEKIKGKVSDIDENGNTIIDIDNLDVRVLLKKKDRIKGERFRVGDIVASVIKYVTIDSDNKLTVDVSRTHPKFLHSLFKVAVPEIADGVVTIEGISRIPGDRSKVAVRSSNPRVDAISTIIGTKGVRINSVSRELNGEIIDVINYSQIKEVYIKNSLSPAQIQNVKIGETEDIDGNKVEVAYVSIDRSERGKAIGKNGANLRLAKMLTGIEIRVLTSDTREGQIINESVDKKKSVDDLLGSLFK; encoded by the coding sequence ATGGAAAATATAGATATACAAAGTGTTATAGATGCGATCTCAGAGAACAAGAATATCGACAAAAAAAGAGTTGAAGATGCTTTGAGACTCGCTTTTATTAGAACAGCAAGAGAGGTTTTAGGAAAGGATAAGCGATTTTCTATCGAACTTTCAGGAAAAACACCCACTGTTTATGAAGTTTTAACAATTGTTGGAAACGACACAAAAAGACTTCAGGATGGAGAAATCAGACTTCAGGATGCCATCGATAAATTTGCTGTTGAAGATATTGAAGAGGGAGATGAGTATCAAATTTCACACGATTTAAATAATTATGGTCGTTATGCTCTTGAAAATCTTTATGCAAATATCGAGAGAACTCTTGAGGAGACAAAAGGTTATTCGCTCTATTTTGAATTCAAAAACAGAATCGGTGAAAAGATAAAAGGAAAAGTTTCTGACATTGATGAAAATGGAAATACTATTATTGACATTGACAATTTAGATGTTCGAGTGCTTCTCAAAAAGAAAGATAGAATTAAAGGTGAAAGGTTTCGGGTTGGCGATATAGTCGCAAGTGTTATTAAATATGTAACAATTGATAGCGACAATAAATTAACTGTTGATGTTTCTCGAACTCACCCAAAATTTCTCCATTCTCTCTTTAAAGTTGCTGTTCCTGAAATTGCAGATGGAGTTGTTACTATTGAGGGTATCTCAAGAATTCCTGGGGATCGCTCAAAAGTTGCTGTTAGAAGTAGCAATCCAAGAGTCGATGCAATCTCAACAATTATCGGAACAAAAGGAGTTCGTATCAATTCAGTTTCAAGAGAGTTGAATGGCGAAATTATTGATGTTATCAACTACTCCCAAATCAAAGAGGTTTATATTAAAAATTCACTCTCTCCTGCTCAAATCCAAAATGTAAAAATTGGTGAAACTGAAGATATTGATGGAAATAAAGTTGAAGTTGCTTATGTATCTATTGATAGAAGCGAGAGAGGTAAAGCGATTGGAAAAAATGGTGCAAACTTGCGACTTGCAAAAATGCTAACTGGAATTGAAATTCGTGTTCTTACTTCTGATACAAGAGAGGGACAAATTATTAACGAGAGTGTTGATAAGAAAAAATCAGTAGATGATCTTTTAGGGTCTCTTTTTAAATAA
- a CDS encoding FtsH-interacting integral membrane protein (PFAM: Uncharacterised protein family UPF0005), whose translation MNNDFFNKSSSQGQSFNTNSNSGMFGSDYGVAQRSDSELVTFVKDTYKLFASTMLAGTAGAYVGVGMAGTIASAIWLFFILEIGLLFGIHFVKHKAPLNLIVLFAFAFVSGLTLGPLLAKTLGMAGGSSIIANAFAMTTIIFGGLSLFAINTKSDFTSMGKPLFIALIVVIVGSVINMFLGNPILHIAIQGAVVMLFSFFIIYDTQNIIQGNYETPIDGAVALYLDFLNLFTALLQIFGILGDDD comes from the coding sequence ATGAACAATGACTTTTTTAACAAGTCTTCTTCACAGGGGCAAAGTTTTAATACAAACAGCAACAGTGGAATGTTTGGTTCCGACTACGGTGTAGCACAAAGAAGTGATTCTGAACTTGTTACTTTTGTAAAAGATACTTACAAGCTTTTTGCTTCAACGATGTTGGCAGGAACTGCTGGAGCATATGTTGGTGTTGGAATGGCGGGAACAATTGCATCTGCAATTTGGCTATTTTTCATTCTTGAAATTGGTCTTCTTTTTGGAATTCACTTTGTAAAACATAAAGCACCGCTGAACCTCATCGTTCTTTTTGCTTTTGCTTTTGTTAGTGGATTAACTCTTGGACCACTTCTTGCAAAAACTCTCGGAATGGCTGGTGGTAGTTCGATTATCGCAAATGCTTTTGCCATGACAACTATTATTTTTGGTGGGCTTTCTCTTTTTGCTATCAACACAAAAAGCGATTTTACATCAATGGGAAAACCTCTTTTTATAGCTTTAATCGTTGTAATTGTTGGTTCAGTTATCAACATGTTTCTTGGAAATCCAATTTTACATATTGCAATTCAAGGTGCAGTTGTCATGCTTTTCAGTTTCTTTATTATTTATGATACTCAAAACATCATTCAAGGAAACTACGAAACTCCAATTGATGGTGCTGTTGCTCTCTACTTAGATTTCTTAAATCTATTTACTGCTCTTCTACAAATTTTCGGAATCCTCGGAGATGATGATTAA
- a CDS encoding serine phosphatase RsbU, regulator of sigma subunit (PFAM: Stage II sporulation protein E (SpoIIE); Bacterial extracellular solute-binding proteins, family 3), which yields MLFIISIFIFFSITLFGDGFFLTKAEKRFIEEYPIIYLAGEKNSEPFTIGDEVEVNGYEAELLHLIEKESGLEFEIILGTPKEVTDMTVNRRVDGVLTNSNFTQRNKLHNPSIPYSQFLPYVIVKDDNPKEINRVEDLKGKILAIETNNPTFKKIAKDLEIDFAEIKYYDNIFRVMKAIISGEADFTIFDEKIFYLAKTVGLSNHINAKFSVGEPFDAQFWFRKDYPELKRIVDKAIRNIDKDVISNLRKKWFNEGNLDSSRVLFTKEELDFIKNNPVLKLTNDPDYPPYEFRENDRAVGYSIDFMRLLSKKIGIKFEFVSETWEELIEMFCHGEIDIIHSTDKGERISQCAIFSTPFIKDSSQFLTRSDFLTGNSVEDYFGYKMASPATWEQTEFFKKKYKEKIKVIETETILEAIEMVRKGEVDFTYDYGNVLNYLVMKNGYKGLKIQGVGYTDESFLDYLYVGVPKDKKILLSIINKAIFALSTKELNELSKKWLSFENLKRVDFSFEEKDFLFKKGALKMCVNKNRMPYEGIDSNGEHTGITADIFNLIYSNSNLNIEIIPSNSISQTLHFLKTKRCDFASLGMETENRKYFANFTKPYMSFPIVVATDTSETIFIDDVKYLFGKTVSILRNCSFVDIFRNQYPKIDIVEVDSIEEGLNSVRKGETFGYIDLATPILLNIQNSGINDIKISGQLNLSIDWSIVSRNDEPILNDIFQKALDFVSFEDKQKIFNRWISIKFEDRIDYTLFYNFIGFVLIVSIIVVWRLREARKFSRRIQHKNIELSRSKSELEKSHKKTQDSINYALRIQQAILPDEMILTNYFYDSFVIWKPKDTVGGDIYFFVEFSDDEVFVIIIDGAGHGVSGAFVTMLVKAVKAQIFAEIRTGVVKKRPSEILKHFNIKFKKILKREKKSGIGFDGGILYFNRASKSAIFSGAKIDLFIMKQGKIEILKPERKSVGFERIKIIQDYREHEINLEVGDELYLTTDGIFDQENSKEKKFGKQNFIDVIKKVSGSSMAMQKSLVESRLTEFKKGVLQNDDVTIIGLKI from the coding sequence ATGTTATTCATAATTAGTATATTTATATTTTTTTCAATTACACTTTTTGGTGATGGATTTTTTTTAACAAAAGCTGAAAAGAGATTTATAGAGGAGTACCCTATTATATATTTGGCAGGTGAAAAAAATTCAGAACCATTTACAATAGGCGATGAGGTCGAAGTTAATGGATATGAGGCTGAACTGCTCCACCTCATCGAAAAAGAGAGTGGTTTAGAATTTGAAATTATTTTAGGTACTCCAAAAGAAGTTACTGATATGACGGTGAATAGGCGAGTCGATGGAGTTTTGACAAATAGCAATTTTACACAACGAAATAAACTCCACAACCCATCAATTCCTTACTCCCAATTTTTGCCGTATGTAATTGTTAAAGATGATAATCCAAAAGAGATTAATAGAGTAGAAGATCTAAAGGGAAAAATTCTTGCAATTGAAACAAATAATCCAACTTTTAAAAAGATTGCAAAAGATTTAGAGATAGATTTTGCTGAAATAAAATATTATGACAATATTTTTAGAGTTATGAAAGCAATTATTTCAGGTGAAGCAGATTTTACTATTTTTGATGAAAAAATATTCTATCTCGCTAAAACTGTTGGTCTCTCAAATCACATAAATGCAAAATTTTCAGTTGGCGAACCTTTTGATGCTCAATTCTGGTTTAGAAAAGATTATCCCGAATTAAAGCGAATTGTTGATAAGGCAATCCGAAATATTGACAAAGATGTAATTAGCAATCTCCGAAAAAAATGGTTCAACGAGGGCAACTTGGACTCAAGCAGAGTACTTTTTACAAAAGAGGAGTTGGATTTTATAAAAAACAATCCTGTTTTAAAATTGACAAATGACCCAGATTATCCTCCTTATGAATTTCGTGAAAATGATCGAGCTGTTGGATACTCAATCGATTTTATGCGATTACTTTCTAAAAAGATTGGAATCAAGTTTGAGTTTGTTTCAGAGACTTGGGAAGAACTTATTGAGATGTTTTGTCATGGTGAAATTGACATTATTCACTCAACAGATAAAGGTGAGAGAATTTCGCAATGTGCAATTTTTTCAACTCCTTTTATAAAAGATTCTTCTCAATTCTTAACAAGGTCTGATTTTTTAACTGGAAATTCAGTTGAAGACTATTTTGGATACAAAATGGCATCTCCTGCAACTTGGGAGCAGACAGAGTTTTTCAAAAAAAAATATAAGGAAAAAATCAAAGTTATTGAGACTGAAACAATTTTAGAAGCGATTGAGATGGTTAGAAAAGGAGAGGTAGATTTCACTTATGACTACGGGAATGTTTTAAATTATCTTGTTATGAAAAATGGTTACAAGGGTCTAAAAATTCAAGGAGTTGGTTATACTGATGAGAGTTTTCTTGACTACCTCTATGTTGGAGTTCCAAAAGATAAAAAAATTCTTCTCAGTATTATCAACAAAGCAATTTTCGCACTCTCAACAAAAGAATTAAACGAACTCTCAAAAAAATGGCTCTCTTTTGAAAATTTAAAACGAGTTGATTTCTCTTTTGAAGAGAAAGATTTTCTTTTTAAAAAAGGTGCTTTGAAAATGTGTGTGAATAAAAACAGAATGCCTTATGAGGGAATAGATTCAAATGGAGAACACACGGGAATTACAGCAGATATTTTTAATTTAATTTACAGCAATTCTAATTTAAATATTGAAATTATTCCATCAAACAGCATTTCTCAAACATTGCACTTTTTAAAAACAAAACGGTGTGATTTTGCATCGCTTGGAATGGAGACTGAAAATAGAAAATATTTTGCAAACTTTACAAAACCATACATGTCTTTTCCAATTGTTGTTGCAACAGATACTTCAGAGACAATTTTTATTGATGATGTGAAATATCTTTTTGGAAAAACAGTTTCTATTTTAAGAAATTGCTCTTTTGTTGATATTTTTAGAAATCAGTATCCAAAAATTGACATTGTCGAAGTTGATTCAATTGAAGAGGGTTTAAACTCTGTTAGAAAAGGAGAGACTTTTGGATATATTGACTTAGCGACACCAATTTTATTAAACATTCAAAATAGTGGAATAAATGACATTAAAATTTCTGGTCAGCTAAATCTATCAATTGATTGGAGTATTGTATCTCGAAATGATGAGCCGATATTAAACGATATTTTTCAAAAAGCTCTTGATTTTGTTAGCTTTGAAGATAAACAGAAAATTTTTAATAGATGGATTTCAATAAAATTTGAAGATCGAATAGACTACACACTTTTTTACAATTTTATAGGTTTTGTACTTATTGTTTCGATAATTGTTGTTTGGAGATTGAGAGAAGCACGAAAATTTAGTAGAAGAATTCAACATAAAAATATTGAGTTAAGTCGCTCAAAATCTGAACTTGAAAAGAGTCATAAAAAAACACAAGACTCTATAAATTATGCACTCAGAATCCAACAAGCCATTCTTCCCGATGAAATGATTTTAACTAACTATTTTTATGATTCTTTTGTAATTTGGAAACCAAAAGATACTGTTGGTGGAGATATATATTTCTTTGTTGAATTTTCTGACGATGAGGTCTTTGTGATTATTATAGATGGAGCGGGACATGGAGTTTCTGGTGCATTTGTAACAATGCTTGTCAAAGCAGTTAAAGCTCAAATATTTGCTGAAATTAGAACTGGAGTAGTCAAAAAAAGACCAAGTGAAATTCTTAAACACTTCAACATAAAATTTAAGAAGATATTGAAAAGAGAGAAGAAATCTGGTATCGGTTTTGATGGCGGAATCCTCTATTTTAATCGAGCTTCTAAATCAGCTATTTTTTCAGGTGCAAAAATCGATCTTTTTATTATGAAGCAAGGCAAAATTGAAATTTTAAAACCAGAGCGAAAAAGTGTTGGTTTTGAGAGAATTAAGATTATACAAGATTATAGAGAGCATGAAATAAATCTTGAGGTTGGAGACGAGTTATATTTAACAACTGATGGTATCTTCGATCAGGAAAATAGCAAAGAGAAAAAATTTGGAAAGCAGAATTTTATAGATGTTATAAAAAAAGTTTCTGGTTCTTCTATGGCGATGCAAAAGAGTCTAGTTGAAAGCAGATTGACAGAATTTAAAAAAGGTGTTTTGCAAAATGACGATGTTACAATTATAGGTTTAAAAATTTAA
- a CDS encoding protein of unknown function (DUF1987) (PFAM: Domain of unknown function (DUF1987)): MEGFFVDKSENSPRILLDWEQGLIEFDGKSYPENTFEFYEPVIEWLEIYFSGKAKNKTVVNIKLIYFNSATTQVLFDIFDLIQDGEKNELEINWFYDGSDEFGTEDYEDYVDEFPDLHIKAVPF; this comes from the coding sequence TTGGAAGGTTTTTTTGTTGATAAAAGTGAAAATTCACCACGGATTTTACTTGATTGGGAACAAGGTTTAATTGAGTTTGATGGAAAATCTTATCCAGAAAACACTTTTGAGTTTTATGAACCAGTTATTGAGTGGCTTGAAATCTATTTTAGTGGAAAGGCTAAGAATAAAACAGTTGTGAATATAAAGCTCATCTATTTTAATTCTGCAACAACTCAAGTACTTTTTGATATTTTCGATTTAATTCAAGATGGTGAAAAAAATGAGTTGGAAATTAATTGGTTCTATGACGGAAGTGATGAGTTTGGAACTGAAGATTATGAAGATTATGTTGATGAATTTCCAGATTTGCATATAAAAGCAGTTCCATTTTAG
- a CDS encoding family 3 adenylate cyclase (PFAM: Adenylate and Guanylate cyclase catalytic domain) gives MGKYFEEDLNNILLSENLTDEEKESVKYLLYEYTKVVRRNEKIIRKSDRINFELEKQKEKFIKLSQRLSKYISPQIYKIVFSEEETKISSKRKKLTVFFSDIENFTATTEELESEELTNLLNYYLTEMNEIAFKYGATVDKFIGDAIVIFFGDPETLGYREDAKLCVQMAIEMRERTAQIEREFINDGVVDSFKIRIGIHTGYVTVGNFGSDRRLDYTIIGNGVNLASRLESIAQHDTILISHETFSLVKDIVHTTKEKPVFVKGISREVQTYRVERLKTEDEIYFEALQIKINSLKMINDKNELAITLRNILNTLE, from the coding sequence TTGGGAAAATATTTTGAAGAAGATTTAAACAACATTCTTCTTTCTGAAAATCTAACAGATGAAGAGAAAGAGAGTGTGAAATATCTTTTGTATGAATATACAAAGGTTGTTAGAAGAAATGAAAAAATTATTCGGAAAAGCGATAGAATAAATTTTGAACTTGAGAAACAGAAAGAGAAATTCATAAAACTCTCTCAAAGACTTTCAAAATATATTTCTCCGCAAATCTATAAAATTGTTTTTTCAGAAGAAGAGACAAAAATAAGCTCAAAAAGAAAAAAGCTCACTGTATTTTTTTCAGACATTGAGAACTTCACCGCAACAACTGAAGAGCTTGAGTCTGAAGAACTTACAAATTTACTCAATTATTATTTGACAGAAATGAACGAGATCGCATTTAAATATGGTGCAACTGTTGATAAATTTATTGGTGATGCAATAGTTATCTTTTTTGGTGATCCTGAAACTCTAGGTTATAGAGAAGATGCGAAACTTTGTGTGCAAATGGCGATTGAAATGAGAGAGAGAACGGCACAAATTGAGAGAGAATTTATAAATGATGGTGTTGTTGATAGCTTTAAAATACGAATTGGAATCCATACTGGTTATGTAACTGTTGGAAATTTTGGCAGTGATAGAAGACTTGACTACACAATAATTGGAAATGGTGTCAATCTTGCATCGAGATTAGAATCGATTGCACAACACGACACAATTTTAATTTCTCATGAGACATTTTCGCTTGTAAAAGATATTGTTCATACAACAAAAGAGAAACCAGTTTTTGTAAAAGGAATTTCAAGAGAAGTTCAAACTTATAGAGTTGAAAGATTAAAAACCGAAGATGAGATCTATTTTGAAGCTCTTCAAATTAAAATAAACTCGCTAAAAATGATAAATGATAAAAATGAATTGGCAATTACACTAAGAAATATTCTCAATACATTAGAGTAG
- a CDS encoding Rhodanese-related sulfurtransferase (PFAM: Rhodanese-like domain), translating into MKILSAFLLSVSLLLSSDLYEEIDISEAVELQKEGAIFVDVRGPSEFIHTGHGLGHVNIPVFYETYTPKPLKVRQNFSEMETKNQKGYNSRKLYESKIVENENFVKEVFDLVGGDLETEIIVLCHSGQRSAFSAEILAKKGFENVYNLEGGFLQWRENKLPLSVD; encoded by the coding sequence ATGAAAATATTGTCAGCTTTTCTACTCTCTGTTTCACTTCTTTTGAGTTCTGATTTATACGAGGAAATCGATATTTCCGAAGCAGTTGAATTACAAAAAGAGGGTGCTATTTTTGTTGATGTTCGAGGACCATCTGAATTTATTCACACTGGACACGGCTTAGGGCATGTAAATATTCCTGTATTTTACGAAACTTACACTCCGAAACCTTTGAAAGTTAGACAAAATTTTTCAGAAATGGAAACCAAAAATCAAAAAGGTTATAACTCTCGAAAACTTTACGAAAGTAAAATTGTTGAGAATGAGAATTTTGTGAAAGAAGTTTTTGATCTTGTTGGTGGAGACCTTGAAACTGAAATTATTGTTCTTTGTCATTCTGGTCAAAGATCGGCATTTTCTGCAGAGATTCTTGCTAAAAAAGGTTTTGAAAATGTCTATAACCTAGAAGGCGGATTTCTACAATGGAGAGAGAATAAACTTCCTCTTTCCGTAGATTAA
- a CDS encoding phosphopyruvate hydratase (PFAM: Enolase, N-terminal domain; Enolase, C-terminal TIM barrel domain~TIGRFAM: phosphopyruvate hydratase), producing the protein MIFIENVFADEVLDSRGNPTVRARVVLSDGTEASAIVPSGASTGKREALELRDGGDRYMGKGVQQACKNVNSFIAEAVVGMTPYNQAIVDAAMKELDGTENYSKLGANAVLGVSMAVARASAKSLNMPLYRYLGGSNAMVLPTPMFNIINGGSHADNSVDFQEYMIMPTGFEEFNKGLQASAEIYHNLKKILKDRKLATALGDEGGFAPDLSSNEEPIQIIIEAIEKAGYKLGEEIVLALDVASSELVTEDGKYRLDSENRTLTSEEMVEYYAQLCEKYPIVSIEDGLSEDDWAGWKILTEKLGDKVQLVGDDLFVTNASILNHGIKEGVGNAILIKPNQIGSVSETMQTVRLAQRNGYKCVMSHRSGESEDAFIADFAVALNTGEIKTGSTARGERTAKYNRLLEIETEILYGEYLGKELF; encoded by the coding sequence TTGATTTTTATTGAAAATGTTTTTGCCGATGAGGTCCTCGATAGTCGGGGAAATCCAACAGTTCGGGCAAGAGTTGTATTAAGCGATGGGACTGAAGCGAGTGCGATTGTTCCAAGTGGTGCATCTACTGGAAAAAGAGAAGCTCTTGAATTAAGAGATGGTGGCGACCGATACATGGGAAAAGGTGTTCAACAAGCTTGTAAAAATGTGAATTCATTTATTGCCGAAGCTGTTGTTGGAATGACTCCATATAATCAAGCGATTGTTGATGCTGCGATGAAAGAACTTGACGGAACTGAAAATTACAGCAAATTAGGTGCAAATGCAGTTCTTGGTGTTTCAATGGCAGTTGCTAGAGCGAGTGCGAAATCTTTGAATATGCCACTTTACCGATACCTTGGTGGAAGTAATGCGATGGTTCTACCGACTCCAATGTTCAACATTATTAACGGTGGTTCTCATGCGGACAACTCTGTTGATTTTCAAGAATATATGATTATGCCAACTGGTTTTGAGGAATTCAATAAAGGCTTACAAGCTTCTGCTGAGATTTATCACAACTTGAAAAAAATCTTAAAAGATAGAAAATTAGCGACAGCACTTGGCGACGAAGGTGGATTTGCTCCAGATTTAAGTTCAAATGAAGAGCCAATTCAAATTATTATTGAGGCGATTGAAAAAGCTGGTTACAAATTGGGTGAAGAGATTGTTCTTGCACTTGATGTTGCTTCTAGCGAACTTGTTACAGAAGATGGAAAATATCGACTCGATTCTGAAAACAGAACTTTAACTTCGGAAGAGATGGTTGAATATTATGCACAACTTTGTGAAAAATATCCAATTGTTTCAATTGAAGACGGACTTTCTGAAGATGATTGGGCAGGTTGGAAAATTCTCACTGAAAAATTAGGTGATAAAGTTCAACTTGTTGGAGATGATCTTTTTGTTACAAATGCTTCAATTCTAAATCACGGAATTAAAGAGGGTGTTGGAAATGCAATTTTAATTAAACCAAACCAAATTGGATCGGTTTCTGAAACAATGCAAACAGTTCGACTTGCACAGAGAAACGGATACAAATGTGTGATGAGCCACAGAAGTGGAGAGAGTGAAGATGCATTTATTGCTGATTTTGCTGTGGCACTAAATACTGGTGAAATCAAAACAGGTTCAACTGCTCGAGGTGAAAGAACTGCAAAATATAACAGACTTCTTGAAATTGAAACAGAAATCCTTTACGGAGAGTATTTAGGAAAGGAACTTTTCTAA
- a CDS encoding thioredoxin reductase (PFAM: Pyridine nucleotide-disulphide oxidoreductase~TIGRFAM: thioredoxin-disulfide reductase) — protein sequence MLDVAIIGGGPAGLTAGLYATRGGLKNVTMFEKGMPGGQIMNSSEIENYPGVTKVMSGMDLMSVWPEQCQRFGLKHEMTNIEKVSRNEDGTFKIHKDSGETEDALSVIIGTGSSPKKAGFKGEAEFFGKGVSTCATCDGFFYKNKEVTVIGGGDTALEEAVYLAGICSKVYLVHRRDTFRAAPSTVERAEKNEKIEFILNSKPDEVFGDPIAGVQGIRVQTPEGIRELPTTGIFTFVGNDVNNGVLKDENGSFICDVTEHGEVVVDLKMRTSVEGLFATGDMRLDAPKQVVVAAGDGATAAIGAISYVMEKR from the coding sequence ATGTTAGATGTAGCAATTATTGGTGGTGGTCCTGCTGGACTTACAGCTGGGCTTTATGCAACTCGAGGCGGACTTAAAAATGTAACGATGTTTGAAAAAGGAATGCCTGGGGGTCAAATCATGAACTCTTCAGAAATCGAAAATTACCCTGGTGTAACAAAAGTTATGAGTGGAATGGATTTGATGTCAGTTTGGCCAGAGCAGTGCCAAAGATTTGGACTTAAGCACGAAATGACAAACATCGAAAAAGTATCTCGAAATGAAGACGGAACTTTTAAAATTCACAAAGATAGCGGTGAAACTGAAGATGCACTTTCTGTAATTATTGGAACAGGTTCATCTCCAAAGAAAGCTGGATTTAAAGGCGAGGCTGAATTTTTTGGAAAAGGTGTTTCAACTTGTGCGACTTGCGATGGTTTCTTTTACAAAAATAAAGAAGTTACAGTTATTGGAGGTGGAGACACGGCACTTGAAGAGGCTGTATATTTAGCGGGAATTTGTTCAAAAGTATATTTGGTTCATCGTCGAGATACTTTCCGAGCTGCACCAAGCACAGTCGAAAGAGCTGAGAAGAATGAGAAAATTGAATTTATTTTAAATTCTAAACCTGATGAAGTTTTTGGAGATCCAATTGCGGGAGTTCAAGGAATTCGAGTCCAAACACCTGAGGGAATCCGAGAATTGCCAACAACAGGAATTTTTACATTTGTTGGAAACGATGTGAATAATGGTGTGCTGAAAGATGAGAATGGAAGTTTCATTTGTGATGTTACTGAACATGGAGAAGTTGTTGTTGATTTAAAAATGAGAACTTCGGTAGAGGGGCTTTTTGCAACTGGAGACATGAGACTTGATGCACCAAAACAAGTTGTTGTTGCTGCGGGTGATGGTGCGACTGCTGCAATTGGTGCAATATCTTATGTTATGGAAAAAAGATAA